Proteins from one Triticum aestivum cultivar Chinese Spring chromosome 7A, IWGSC CS RefSeq v2.1, whole genome shotgun sequence genomic window:
- the LOC123151277 gene encoding probable L-type lectin-domain containing receptor kinase S.7 — MAADLLLLRFVLLLLLLLAVSMVPPASSASSSAGKNNSSVSIDSATLSFSDLTLLGDAFLRNGSVGLTRDTGVPSSSAGTVLCSRPVALRGSANATASFAARFSFVVANQNAGSTGGDGIAFFISSDRATLGATGGYLGLFNSSIAAAAVPSDDDADAVGPAIVAVEFDTMVNVELGDPSDNHVGLDLGSPASVSAVDLADSGIVLKSGNLTTAWIDYRGAEHLLEVSLSYSGVKPKRPVFCVAVDLSPYLKEAMYVGFSASTEGSTQQHTIKEWTFQTFGLPPATNASSFTNATSNVSEPAVSSVAASSGDTSKKRFGRAITILGPVALAVAFMFFACVSVKKLAELTSRKDAIFLPGLLKGPRKFNHKELSVATRGFHASRVIGRGAFGTVYKAAMPGAATTYAVKRSTQAHQSRSEFVAELSVIACLRHKNLVQLEGWCDEKGELLLVYEYMPNGSLDKALYGDPCTLSWPERHNVAAGIASVLSYLHQECEQRVIHRDIKTGNILLDGNLSPRLGDFGLARLMDHNKSPVSTLTAGTMGYLAPEYLQSGKATDQTDVFSYGVVVLEVCCGRRPIDREETDKDRAGSKNNVNLVDWVWRLHGEDRLIEAADARLNGEFDREGMLRLLLVGLSCANPNCEERPAMRRVVQILNREADPVPVPRKKPLLVFSSSASSKLQEMAFSCGDDVRGCYPAATTTNPASPKSEGADRER, encoded by the coding sequence ATggccgccgacctcctcctcctccgcttcgtgctgctcctcctgctgctgctagcAGTGTCTATGGTGCCGCCCGCCTCCTCCGCGTCATCGTCGGCGGGGAAGAACAACAGCAGCGTCAGCATCGACTCGGCCACGCTGTCCTTCTCCGACCTCACGCTGCTGGGGGACGCCTTCCTGCGGAACGGCTCCGTGGGGCTGACGCGCGACACGGGCGTGCCCTCCTCCAGCGCCGGCACCGTGCTCTGCAGCCGCCCCGTCGCGCTCCGGGGCAGCGCCAACGCCACCGCCTCCTTCGCCGCCAGGTTCTCCTTCGTCGTCGCCAACCAGAACGCCGGCTCCACCGGCGGCGACGGCATCGCCTTCTTCATCTCCTCCGACCGCGCCACGCTCGGCGccaccggcggctacctcggcctCTTCAACTCCTCCATCGCGGCCGCCGCCGTTCCGAGtgacgacgacgccgacgccgtcgGCCCCGCCATCGTCGCCGTGGAATTCGACACCATGGTCAACGTCGAGCTCGGCGACCCCAGCGACAACCACGTCGGGCTGGACCTCGGCTCCCCGGCCTCCGTCAGCGCCGTCGACCTCGCTGACTCCGGGATCGTCCTCAAGAGCGGCAACCTCACCACCGCGTGGATCGACTACCGCGGGGCCGAGCACCTCCTCGAGGTGTCGCTGAGCTACTCCGGTGTCAAGCCGAAGCGGCCCGTATTCTGCGTGGCCGTCGACCTCTCGCCGTACCTCAAGGAGGCCATGTACGTCGGCTTCTCTGCCTCCACGGAGGGGAGCACCCAGCAGCACACCATCAAGGAATGGACCTTTCAGACCTTCGGATTGCCGCCAGCGACCAACGCCTCCTCCTTTACCAACGCAACAAGCAATGTCTCGGAGCCGGCGGTATCCAGCGTGGCCGCTAGCAGCGGCGACACCAGCAAGAAAAGGTTTGGGCGCGCCATCACCATCCTCGGCCCCGTCGCGCTCGCTGTCGCGTTCATGTTCTTCGCCTGTGTGTCCGTGAAGAAGCTGGCAGAACTCACCTCGAGGAAGGACGCCATCTTCCTGCCGGGGCTGCTCAAGGGGCCAAGGAAGTTCAACCACAAGGAGCTGAGCGTGGCGACCAGAGGATTCCACGCGAGCAGAGTCATCGGCAGAGGCGCGTTCGGCACGGTGTACAAGGCGGCCATGCCGGGCGCAGCAACCACCTACGCCGTGAAGCGGTCGACGCAGGCGCACCAGAGTCGGAGCGAGTTCGTCGCCGAGCTCTCCGTCATCGCCTGCCTCCGGCATAAGAACCTGGTCCAGCTCGAGGGCTGGTGCGACGAGAAGGGCGAGCTGCTGCTCGTGTACGAGTACATGCCCAACGGCAGTCTAGACAAGGCTCTGTACGGCGACCCCTGCACGCTCTCCTGGCCGGAGCGCCACAACGTGGCCGCCGGCATAGCGTCCGTGCTGTCCTACCTCCACCAGGAGTGCGAGCAGCGCGTGATCCACAGGGACATCAAGACCGGCAACATACTGCTCGACGGCAACCTGAGCCCCCGGCTGGGCGACTTCGGGCTCGCCCGGCTCATGGACCACAACAAGAGCCCGGTCTCCACGCTCACCGCGGGCACCATGGGGTACCTCGCGCCAGAGTACCTGCAGTCCGGCAAGGCCACGGACCAGACCGACGTGTTCAGCTAcggcgtggtggtgctggaggTGTGCTGCGGGAGGCGGCCCATTGACAGGGAGGAGACCGACAAGGACAGGGCCGGGAGCAAGAACAACGTAAACCTGGTGGACTGGGTGTGGCGGCTGCACGGCGAGGACCGGCTCATCGAGGCCGCCGACGCGCGGCTGAACGGCGAGTTTGATCGGGAGGGGATGCTGCGGCTGCTGCTCGTCGGGCTGAGCTGCGCCAACCCGAACTGCGAGGAGCGGCCGGCGATGCGGCGGGTGGTGCAGATACTGAACCGCGAGGCCGACCCGGTGCCGGTGCCGCGGAAGAAGCCGCTCCTCGTGTTCAGCTCCAGCGCGTCGAGCAAGCTGCAGGAGATGGCCTTCTCCTGCGGCGACGACGTCAGAGGATGCTACCCGGCGGCCACCACCACCAACCCGGCGTCCCCGAAATCGGAGGGAGCCGACAGAGAAAGGTGA